From one Terriglobales bacterium genomic stretch:
- the rbfA gene encoding 30S ribosome-binding factor RbfA, whose translation MQNRNVQHRRERMADALRDEIGALIEGELGDPRIGLATVSEVLLASDGKSARVFVEAEGTEQEADDTVEGLNAARGFIRHKLVERLGLRHAPELFFQLDTSTARQDRIEKLLQRIKKRK comes from the coding sequence ATGCAGAACCGTAATGTACAGCATCGCCGCGAGCGCATGGCAGACGCGTTGCGTGACGAGATCGGAGCCTTGATTGAAGGCGAACTGGGCGATCCGCGCATCGGCCTGGCCACGGTGAGCGAGGTATTGCTTGCGAGCGACGGCAAATCGGCGCGTGTGTTTGTGGAAGCGGAAGGGACCGAGCAGGAAGCGGACGACACCGTTGAGGGGCTGAATGCGGCGCGAGGCTTCATCCGGCACAAACTGGTAGAGCGGCTCGGGCTGCGTCATGCACCGGAGCTTTTCTTTCAGCTCGATACTTCCACGGCGCGCCAGGATCGGATCGAGAAACTGTTGCAGCGCATCAAGAAGAGAAAATAA
- a CDS encoding DUF503 domain-containing protein, giving the protein MPIASLTLELRIEGAHSLKDKRQVVRSMKDRLRAKFNVSVAEMEATDLWQRATIAVVSISGSRDYLEGLMQNVEREAHRVANTTGAEITDIWVEYL; this is encoded by the coding sequence ATGCCTATTGCCTCTCTCACCCTCGAGCTCCGCATCGAAGGCGCGCACTCGCTCAAAGACAAGCGCCAGGTGGTGCGCAGCATGAAAGACCGGCTGCGGGCGAAATTTAATGTTTCCGTAGCTGAGATGGAGGCGACCGATTTATGGCAGCGGGCCACTATAGCAGTCGTCAGTATTTCCGGCTCGCGGGATTATCTGGAGGGCCTCATGCAGAACGTGGAGCGCGAAGCCCATCGCGTTGCCAACACCACCGGGGCGGAGATCACAGATATTTGGGTTGAGTATTTATGA
- a CDS encoding DUF433 domain-containing protein, protein MDYRKYITIEPGKLGGQPCIRGLRISVYDILDYLASGMSEDEILHDFPDLTREDIRAALAFAADAGRKTVYLPA, encoded by the coding sequence ATGGACTACCGAAAGTACATCACGATAGAGCCTGGCAAGCTGGGTGGACAGCCATGCATCCGTGGCTTACGTATTTCCGTGTATGACATTCTTGATTATTTAGCATCAGGCATGTCTGAAGATGAAATTTTGCATGATTTTCCCGACCTGACGCGGGAAGATATCCGCGCGGCCCTGGCTTTTGCAGCTGATGCGGGTCGCAAAACTGTTTACCTTCCCGCGTGA